The DNA window GTAGTACGAATTGGTTGCCGGAGATGTTGAATAGCATTTCGCCGGAGACGATGATGCGCACTTCTGCAAAGGGGTGGCGGTGGTCAGGGATTTTTGTTTGAGGGGCGTAGACCTCGTCAAACGGCTCCAGGCCTTCTGCTTCCAGAATCATATGTACTTGTGTTTTGCTTGGCACCAGGGGGGCCTGCCATCTTGTGATGATCATAAATCGCCTCTTCTATCTTGTCTTAGTTATCTCAAATCGGAACATGAACTACAAGTCACGCCGCGATTGACTCGCCTTGAAACACCTTCCCGAGGGAAAAATCAAATTGCTACAGGATAAGAGACTGGTTTCTAAATAATTGAATTATTCGACGTTAAGTCCCTTCCTGGGATGTCGATACCTTTATGGTAAAGAAAGGCCCAGTTCGGGGAGGGTAATTTGAGCAATTCTAAA is part of the Bdellovibrio sp. GT3 genome and encodes:
- a CDS encoding cupin domain-containing protein — encoded protein: MIITRWQAPLVPSKTQVHMILEAEGLEPFDEVYAPQTKIPDHRHPFAEVRIIVSGEMLFNISGNQFVLRPGDRVEIPANTKHTHTSQGTEECLCVCAQRAI